The sequence below is a genomic window from Myxococcus xanthus.
GAACAGCGCCTTGCGCGCCACCTGCACCGCGTAGTCCGGCAGCTCCGGAGAGGACGTCAGCAGCGGCACCCGTGCGTCGCGCACCTTGTGCATCAGCTCCGCCTCGTGCTCGCCGACGAAGAGGCGGCGGCCGGACCACAGCTCCCAGAGGATGATGCCCACCGCGTACAGGTCCGTGCGCGCGTCCACCGGCAGGCCCAGCACCTGCTCCGGGCTCATGTAGGGCAGCGTGCCGCGCAGCGCGCCGGAGTCGCCGCGCATCAGCCCCTCCACCTCCGCCACGCCGAAGTCGGTGAGCTTCACGTCGCCGTTGATGCCCAGCAGCAGGTTGGCCGGATTCACGTCACGGTGGACGATGGTGGCGCCGTTCTCCCCCACCTTGGCCCGGTGGATGTAGTCCAGCGCCTTGAGCAGACACCAGGCGATGTAGCAGGCGGACTCGGGCGGCATGGCCGCACCGGCCTTCACCAGCAGCTCCTGCATGTAGCCCAGCGTCCGGCCGCTCACGAGCTCCTGCACCATCAGGTAGTCCGGCCCCGCCTTGAACAGGCGGTAGGTGCGGACGATGTTCGGATGGCGCAGGCGGACCGTCAGCTTCGCCTCGTCGACGAAGGCCTTGACGTAGGCAGTGTCGCTGCGAAACGACGGGTGCAGCCGCTTGATGACAATTTCGTCCGGTTCACCCGGTGAGCGCTGCGTGGTGACCCGGGCTCGCGCCTGGTACACCTCCGCCATGCCGCCCACCGCCAACCGGCCGACCACCTCGTAACCACCCAGGTCCGGAGCATCCGCCACGGCACAACATTACTGCGAATTTCCGTCCGCACCCACTATTCCGCCACCAGGTCGTGGAAGAGCGCTTCGTAGCGACGGCCGGATGCCCCCCAGGAGAAGTCCTTCTCCATGCCCCGGCGGCGGAACTCATCCAGGCGCGACGGGTCCGCATAGAGGGCCAGGGCGCGGCGGATGGCCGCCAGCAGGGCGGACTTGTGGAAGGCCTCGAAGAGGATGCCGTTTCCGTCCAGCCCTCCCTCCACCGTGTCCACCAACCCGCCGGTGGCCCGGACGATGGGCACCGTGCCGTAGCGCAGCGAATACATCTGGTTCAGGCCGCACGGCTCGTAGCGACTGGGCATGAGGAAGAAGTCCGCCCCCGCCTCCACCAGGTGGGAGAGCCCGGGGTCGAAGCCGATGTGCACGCCCACCTGCTTCGGGTAACGGGACTGCAACGCGAGCAGCCCTTCCTCCAGAGGCCCTTCGCCACTGCCCACGCCGACGACGCGGATGTCCGCGTGGAGCGCGGCCGGCAGGGCCTCCAGCAGCAGGTCCATGCCCTTCTGCCACGCCAGCCGGCTGACGAAGCCGAACACCGGCGCGGGGCCGTCCTCCAGCCCGAAGCGGGCCAGTAGCTCGCGCTTGCACACGGCCTTGCCGGACAGGTCCTTCAGTCCGTAGCGGGCCGGGAGGAAGGCGTCGTCCTCCGGGTTCCACTCGTGCGTGTCCACGCCGTTGAGGATGCCGTGGAGC
It includes:
- a CDS encoding serine/threonine protein kinase yields the protein MADAPDLGGYEVVGRLAVGGMAEVYQARARVTTQRSPGEPDEIVIKRLHPSFRSDTAYVKAFVDEAKLTVRLRHPNIVRTYRLFKAGPDYLMVQELVSGRTLGYMQELLVKAGAAMPPESACYIAWCLLKALDYIHRAKVGENGATIVHRDVNPANLLLGINGDVKLTDFGVAEVEGLMRGDSGALRGTLPYMSPEQVLGLPVDARTDLYAVGIILWELWSGRRLFVGEHEAELMHKVRDARVPLLTSSPELPDYAVQVARKALFADRARRFQTAAEFIKALESLSRRAGWPLTVEALQPLLGG